One segment of Halomonas sp. TD01 DNA contains the following:
- the metF gene encoding methylenetetrahydrofolate reductase [NAD(P)H]: MSSQEHPLGISFEFFPPNTDAGREKLMHVRDELAARHPRFFSVTYGAGGSTQARTRDIVRTVSQSGITTAPHLSCIGSEKAQLRDLLAQYREEGVDSLVALRGDMPSGMGSIGELRYANELVEFIRAETGDHFEIAVAAYPESHPQAPNLDKDVENFARKMKAGANMAITQYFFTADAYFHFVEKARALGVEQPIIPGIMPITNYTKLARFSDACGAEIPRWIRKQLEAYGDDSDAIAAFGTDVVSRLCERLLDGGAPGLHFYTLNQAAPVLKIVDNLRG; this comes from the coding sequence ATGAGCAGTCAAGAGCACCCGTTAGGTATTAGCTTTGAATTCTTTCCGCCCAATACCGATGCGGGAAGAGAGAAGTTAATGCACGTGCGCGATGAACTGGCCGCTCGGCATCCACGCTTTTTCTCAGTCACTTATGGTGCCGGTGGGTCTACCCAGGCACGTACACGCGATATTGTGCGCACAGTTAGCCAAAGCGGTATTACGACCGCGCCACACCTTTCCTGCATTGGCAGCGAAAAAGCGCAACTGCGCGACTTGTTAGCGCAGTATCGCGAAGAGGGTGTCGACAGCTTAGTGGCGCTACGCGGTGACATGCCATCGGGCATGGGAAGCATTGGTGAGCTGCGCTACGCCAACGAACTGGTCGAGTTTATCCGTGCAGAAACCGGTGACCATTTTGAGATTGCGGTGGCTGCCTATCCTGAATCTCATCCACAGGCACCCAATCTCGACAAAGATGTGGAAAACTTTGCCCGTAAAATGAAGGCTGGCGCCAACATGGCCATCACCCAGTACTTTTTTACCGCGGATGCCTACTTCCATTTTGTTGAAAAAGCTCGGGCATTAGGCGTCGAGCAGCCGATTATTCCTGGCATTATGCCGATCACTAACTACACCAAATTGGCGCGTTTTTCAGACGCCTGTGGCGCAGAAATTCCCCGCTGGATTCGCAAGCAGTTGGAAGCTTATGGTGATGATAGTGACGCTATTGCCGCTTTTGGCACCGATGTTGTTAGCCGTTTGTGTGAGCGCTTACTCGATGGCGGTGCGCCTGGTCTACACTTCTACACACTTAATCAGGCAGCTCCCGTACTGAAAATTGTTGATAACCTGAGAGGCTAG
- a CDS encoding AEC family transporter produces MDLAPSALMGPLLMLLGFVGLGWIAAQRLKIDPRPIATLLVYLIAPLTIFRALMNGGPTAEYLLLTLALFILVSIMALTVRWFTQHRFGPQEGALLAFSSGTGNTGYFGLPVALILLPPEGVTLYLFCMLGINLYEFTVGFYLSARGHFSMRQSLIKIVRLPLIYAFLSALLLSALNVTLPSALMNSLDVFPATYTLLGMMIIGMTLSQVTLDAWDSRFVATCVGLRYLLWPLVMLIVVLLLQALGPLAPELGMALLLLGVVPMASNVVVVAMELGIQPQKGALAVLTTTLLAPLLIPLYLHLMLRITGLS; encoded by the coding sequence ATGGATTTAGCGCCAAGTGCCCTAATGGGGCCACTGTTGATGTTATTGGGGTTTGTAGGATTGGGGTGGATTGCTGCACAGCGCTTAAAAATCGACCCACGCCCCATCGCCACACTACTGGTATACCTGATTGCACCACTCACCATTTTCCGCGCATTAATGAACGGCGGCCCAACAGCGGAGTATCTGCTATTAACGCTGGCGCTATTCATCCTGGTGAGCATCATGGCACTGACCGTACGCTGGTTTACCCAACACCGCTTCGGGCCTCAGGAGGGGGCGCTTTTAGCGTTCTCTTCTGGCACTGGCAATACCGGTTACTTTGGTCTGCCCGTGGCGCTAATTTTACTGCCGCCAGAAGGTGTCACGCTTTATCTCTTCTGCATGCTAGGGATTAATCTATATGAGTTTACGGTGGGATTTTACTTAAGTGCCCGCGGCCACTTTTCAATGCGCCAAAGTCTGATCAAAATTGTTCGACTGCCGCTGATTTATGCGTTTTTGTCTGCGCTGCTACTGAGCGCCCTCAACGTGACGCTTCCCAGCGCACTGATGAACTCGCTTGACGTTTTCCCCGCCACCTACACCTTGCTAGGCATGATGATTATTGGCATGACCCTTAGCCAGGTTACGCTTGATGCTTGGGACTCCCGCTTTGTTGCCACCTGCGTGGGCTTACGTTATCTGCTTTGGCCGCTGGTGATGCTAATCGTTGTTTTATTACTTCAAGCTCTGGGCCCACTTGCGCCAGAGCTCGGTATGGCATTGCTGTTGCTAGGCGTCGTGCCCATGGCCTCTAACGTAGTCGTCGTCGCCATGGAGCTAGGGATTCAACCGCAAAAAGGAGCATTGGCGGTGCTTACCACCACGCTATTAGCGCCATTACTGATTCCTCTCTATCTGCACCTCATGCTGCGTATTACCGGGCTAAGTTAA
- the ligB gene encoding NAD-dependent DNA ligase LigB — protein sequence MDTNRKACKRWLLITALLRPLLGRAKLLSTVLLSACLPSVTLSAQANVCPDWPRERLAQESQTLAEHVARWDSAYHDQGESLINDELYDQAVARLANWQACLGEVARHRPLTRVTRSDGTLDHPVAQTGLNKADDNGVRRFMSRRDDLWIQPKVDGVAITLRYEEGVLVEAVSRGDGERGQNWTARVQQLPAVPNTLPTPLSAVLQGELYWTLDGHIQSQRRASSARGAVAGAMAQESPTRQTRERIGLFIWDWPDGPAAMNERLGQLTALGFDTADYTHPINTRHDAAAWRDTWFNGPLPFATDGVVLKQAERPGVQRWSSSPPEWAVAWKYPAQQALVQVRGVEFRVGRTGRVTPLLWLYPVTLEGRRISRVSLGSLERWEAWDVRPGDHIAITLAGLTIPQVTEVVWQADERVALGVPSPERYHLLSCFTLTTGCDAQLLARLTFLSDQLHMQGVGEGTWQALMEAGVVTELLGWLAATPEQLQRAHGVGDVRSAALVAQFQAAQAASYSQWLMALGMPPGGSAQLGDWDTLAGYTHTDWQAEPGVGPVRADALIAFFSHPDVQRMAAQLKLAGVEGF from the coding sequence ATGGATACCAACAGAAAAGCATGCAAGCGATGGCTGCTGATCACCGCTTTATTGAGACCACTATTGGGGAGAGCAAAGCTATTAAGCACAGTGTTGTTAAGTGCGTGCTTACCGAGTGTCACCTTATCCGCACAGGCCAACGTGTGCCCTGATTGGCCCCGTGAACGGCTGGCGCAAGAGAGCCAAACACTGGCAGAGCATGTTGCCCGCTGGGACAGTGCCTACCATGATCAGGGCGAATCACTGATTAACGATGAACTTTACGATCAAGCAGTCGCTCGGCTAGCAAACTGGCAAGCCTGCTTGGGTGAAGTGGCTCGGCACCGCCCGCTGACTAGGGTGACCCGTAGCGATGGCACCTTAGATCACCCTGTGGCGCAAACGGGTTTGAATAAAGCCGACGATAATGGTGTGCGACGCTTTATGAGTCGCCGAGATGACCTCTGGATTCAGCCTAAGGTCGATGGTGTCGCGATAACGCTGCGCTACGAGGAGGGCGTGTTGGTCGAAGCGGTTAGCCGTGGCGACGGCGAACGCGGGCAGAACTGGACGGCTCGTGTGCAGCAATTACCTGCTGTGCCAAACACGCTACCAACGCCGCTATCCGCCGTACTCCAAGGCGAACTCTACTGGACATTGGATGGCCATATTCAGTCGCAGCGCCGAGCATCTAGCGCACGAGGCGCTGTTGCCGGGGCCATGGCCCAGGAATCGCCTACGCGCCAAACCCGTGAGCGGATCGGACTGTTTATCTGGGACTGGCCAGATGGTCCTGCTGCGATGAATGAAAGGCTCGGTCAACTGACCGCATTAGGGTTTGATACCGCCGATTACACCCATCCTATCAATACCCGGCATGACGCTGCCGCTTGGCGGGATACGTGGTTTAACGGCCCTCTGCCGTTTGCCACCGATGGGGTGGTACTGAAACAGGCCGAGCGCCCTGGGGTTCAGCGCTGGTCATCGTCGCCACCGGAGTGGGCGGTTGCATGGAAATATCCCGCTCAGCAGGCGTTAGTACAGGTGCGCGGTGTCGAGTTTCGCGTTGGCCGAACAGGACGTGTGACCCCGTTACTGTGGCTCTACCCAGTGACGCTAGAAGGACGGCGCATCAGTCGTGTTTCGCTGGGGTCTCTGGAACGCTGGGAAGCATGGGACGTGCGCCCAGGCGATCATATCGCCATAACATTGGCAGGCCTCACTATTCCCCAGGTAACGGAAGTCGTTTGGCAAGCCGACGAGCGAGTGGCTCTTGGCGTGCCCTCCCCTGAGCGTTATCACCTATTAAGTTGCTTTACGCTCACCACGGGCTGCGATGCGCAGTTGCTGGCGAGGCTTACCTTTTTAAGCGACCAGTTACACATGCAGGGTGTTGGGGAAGGTACCTGGCAAGCGCTCATGGAGGCAGGTGTTGTGACTGAACTGCTGGGCTGGCTGGCAGCAACGCCGGAACAGCTTCAGCGAGCACACGGCGTGGGCGACGTTCGTTCAGCAGCCCTGGTCGCTCAGTTCCAGGCCGCACAAGCGGCCTCCTATTCTCAGTGGTTAATGGCGTTAGGGATGCCACCAGGTGGCAGCGCCCAGCTAGGGGATTGGGATACCTTGGCAGGCTACACACACACAGATTGGCAGGCAGAGCCCGGGGTTGGCCCGGTACGTGCTGACGCGCTGATAGCATTTTTCAGCCATCCAGACGTGCAGCGTATGGCCGCTCAGCTAAAGCTGGCGGGGGTTGAAGGCTTTTAA
- the metK gene encoding methionine adenosyltransferase, with amino-acid sequence MSEYSLFTSESVSEGHPDKIADQISDAVLDAIIARDKQARVACETMVKTGVAIIAGEITTSAWVDLEALVRDVITDIGYTSSRVGFDGATCGVINLIGKQSVDIAQGVDRTKPEDQGAGDQGLMFGYATNETDSFMPAPIHYSHRLVERQAELRKNGLLPWLRPDAKSQVTFRYNAEGKPCGVDAVVLSTQHDPEIGQDDLRKMVKREIVEQVIPAEWLDENTQYHINPTGQFVIGGPVGDCGLTGRKIIVDTYGGMARHGGGAFSGKDPSKVDRSAAYAGRYVAKNVVAAGLADKCEIQVSYAIGVAEPTSVSIDTFGTGKIDDVKIVELVREHFDLRPYAITKMLDLLHPMYRLTSAYGHFGREPFEHSYSWVDDKGQVHTETFTAFPWEKTDKADTLRQAAGL; translated from the coding sequence ATGAGCGAATATTCCCTGTTTACCTCCGAGTCTGTCTCAGAAGGGCATCCTGATAAGATTGCCGACCAGATTTCCGACGCGGTACTAGATGCCATTATCGCCCGAGATAAACAGGCCCGCGTTGCCTGTGAAACCATGGTGAAAACAGGCGTTGCCATTATTGCCGGTGAGATCACCACGTCTGCGTGGGTTGATCTGGAAGCACTGGTGCGTGATGTGATTACCGATATTGGTTACACCTCATCTCGTGTGGGTTTTGATGGCGCAACCTGTGGGGTAATCAACCTGATCGGCAAGCAGAGCGTTGATATCGCTCAGGGCGTCGACCGCACTAAACCTGAAGACCAGGGTGCTGGCGATCAGGGTTTGATGTTTGGCTACGCGACTAACGAAACCGATTCGTTTATGCCGGCGCCGATCCATTACTCGCACCGTTTGGTTGAACGTCAGGCGGAGCTGCGCAAAAACGGCCTGTTGCCGTGGCTGCGCCCAGATGCCAAAAGCCAGGTAACCTTCCGTTATAACGCTGAAGGCAAGCCTTGTGGTGTCGACGCAGTGGTCTTGTCTACTCAGCACGACCCGGAAATCGGCCAAGATGACCTGCGTAAAATGGTGAAGCGCGAAATCGTCGAGCAGGTGATTCCCGCTGAGTGGTTGGATGAGAATACCCAGTACCACATCAACCCAACCGGTCAGTTTGTCATTGGTGGCCCGGTGGGCGACTGCGGCTTAACAGGGCGTAAAATCATCGTCGATACCTACGGCGGCATGGCGCGGCATGGCGGTGGAGCCTTCTCTGGTAAGGATCCGTCTAAAGTTGACCGCAGCGCTGCTTATGCGGGCCGTTACGTGGCTAAAAACGTGGTTGCCGCTGGTCTTGCTGATAAGTGCGAAATTCAGGTTTCCTACGCTATTGGCGTTGCCGAGCCGACGTCGGTTTCCATCGATACCTTCGGCACCGGTAAAATCGACGATGTTAAAATTGTCGAGCTAGTGCGTGAGCACTTTGATCTGCGCCCTTACGCGATTACCAAAATGCTTGACCTGCTACATCCGATGTACCGCCTAACGTCTGCTTATGGTCACTTTGGGCGTGAGCCGTTTGAGCACAGCTATAGCTGGGTGGACGACAAAGGCCAAGTACATACAGAAACCTTTACCGCCTTCCCATGGGAAAAAACCGATAAAGCCGACACTCTGCGTCAGGCTGCCGGTTTGTAA
- the tkt gene encoding transketolase, which produces MPSRFELANAIRALSMDAVQKAKSGHPGAPMGMADIAEVLWNDYLKHNPEDPKWADRDRFVLSNGHGSMLLYSLLHLSGYELSLEQLQNFRQLHSPTAGHPEFGYAPGIETTTGPLGQGFANAVGFAIAEKTLAAQFNRPGHTIVDHHTWCFLGDGCLMEGISHEAASLAGTQQLGKLIALYDDNGISIDGEVEGWFTDDTAKRFEAYGWHVVPNVDGHKPEEIKAAIELAKSHDDKPSLIICKTIIGFGAPNKQGKEEAHGAPLGDDEVALARKQLGWEHAPFHIPEPVYSAWDARNAGKNRQQEWNARFARYAEAFPAEAKEFERRMKAQLPAELSTAALIEQAQEKGESIASRKASFEALNVIGPQMPELLGGSADLAPSNLTFWKGAKAITPEDASGNYLHYGVREFGMGAVMNGIALHGGFVPYGATFLIFMEYMRNAVRMAALMGQQAIYVFTHDSIGLGEDGPTHQPIEQLTSLRTTPNLNTWRPCDAVETAASWDAAVKRHSGPTALVLSRQNLPHQQRTKAQLAAIQCGGYILKDSDGTPELILIATGSEVSLAMDAAAELEQQGKAVRVVSMPSTYRFNGQDAEYRESVLPKAVTKRIAIEAGHADYWYKYVGLDGRVIGMTTYGESAPAGELFKHFGFTVENIVKQANELLG; this is translated from the coding sequence ATGCCGTCCCGTTTTGAGCTGGCCAATGCCATTCGCGCCCTTTCCATGGATGCTGTTCAGAAGGCCAAATCTGGTCACCCTGGCGCCCCCATGGGCATGGCTGATATTGCCGAGGTGCTGTGGAATGACTACCTCAAGCACAACCCCGAAGACCCCAAGTGGGCCGATCGAGATCGGTTCGTGTTGTCTAATGGCCACGGCTCAATGCTGCTCTATTCACTGCTGCACCTTAGCGGCTATGAATTAAGCCTGGAACAGCTGCAGAACTTCCGCCAGCTGCATTCACCCACGGCTGGCCACCCGGAATTTGGCTACGCCCCGGGCATCGAAACCACCACTGGCCCGTTAGGCCAAGGTTTCGCCAACGCTGTTGGCTTTGCAATTGCTGAAAAAACGCTGGCAGCGCAGTTTAATCGCCCTGGCCACACCATTGTTGATCACCATACGTGGTGTTTCCTGGGTGACGGCTGCTTAATGGAAGGCATCTCCCATGAAGCCGCGTCGCTGGCGGGTACTCAGCAACTAGGCAAGCTGATTGCCCTGTATGACGACAACGGCATCTCTATTGATGGTGAGGTTGAAGGATGGTTTACCGACGACACCGCCAAGCGCTTTGAAGCGTACGGCTGGCACGTGGTGCCGAACGTCGACGGCCATAAGCCGGAAGAGATCAAAGCAGCCATTGAATTAGCCAAGAGCCACGACGATAAGCCTAGTCTGATTATCTGCAAAACGATCATTGGCTTTGGCGCACCTAACAAACAGGGCAAAGAAGAGGCTCACGGCGCACCATTAGGTGACGACGAAGTGGCCCTCGCCCGTAAGCAGCTCGGCTGGGAGCACGCACCGTTCCATATCCCCGAGCCCGTTTATTCTGCTTGGGATGCTCGTAACGCTGGCAAAAACCGCCAGCAGGAGTGGAATGCCCGCTTCGCCCGTTATGCCGAAGCATTCCCAGCCGAAGCCAAAGAGTTTGAGCGCCGCATGAAGGCCCAGCTACCGGCAGAACTTTCAACTGCCGCTCTCATTGAGCAGGCCCAAGAGAAAGGTGAAAGCATTGCCTCTCGCAAGGCCTCTTTTGAAGCGTTGAATGTTATCGGTCCGCAAATGCCCGAGCTGCTCGGCGGTAGCGCTGATCTCGCGCCATCCAACTTGACCTTCTGGAAGGGCGCCAAAGCGATCACACCAGAAGATGCTAGCGGCAACTACCTGCACTATGGGGTACGTGAGTTCGGCATGGGCGCGGTGATGAATGGTATTGCCTTACACGGCGGCTTTGTTCCTTATGGGGCAACCTTCCTGATTTTCATGGAATATATGCGTAACGCCGTGCGTATGGCAGCGCTGATGGGACAGCAAGCCATTTACGTGTTTACCCATGACTCTATCGGTCTGGGCGAAGATGGCCCCACTCACCAGCCGATTGAGCAACTTACCAGCCTACGCACAACGCCTAACCTGAACACATGGCGCCCTTGTGATGCAGTTGAAACAGCAGCTTCCTGGGATGCCGCTGTGAAACGCCACTCCGGCCCCACAGCGCTAGTACTCTCGCGCCAGAACCTACCTCACCAGCAACGCACCAAGGCACAATTAGCTGCCATTCAGTGCGGTGGTTACATTTTGAAAGACAGCGACGGCACGCCGGAGCTGATCTTGATTGCTACCGGCTCTGAAGTGTCGCTTGCCATGGACGCAGCAGCAGAATTGGAACAGCAGGGTAAAGCGGTGCGCGTGGTCTCCATGCCATCGACCTACCGTTTTAATGGCCAGGACGCGGAATATCGTGAAAGCGTACTGCCTAAGGCAGTCACTAAACGGATTGCGATCGAAGCGGGTCATGCCGACTACTGGTACAAGTACGTTGGCCTAGATGGTCGCGTTATTGGCATGACCACGTATGGCGAATCTGCACCGGCTGGCGAACTGTTCAAACATTTCGGCTTTACGGTTGAAAATATTGTTAAACAGGCTAATGAGCTACTGGGCTAA
- a CDS encoding CidA/LrgA family protein, producing the protein MPALNGLLWLISYWLIGEVVIHFSGLPFSSGVVGMLLLCATLAVLGRVPASLAAAAQPLIALLAMLIMPGVVGVFFILDELAGQWFAILTALLLGTLLSVITTLWLLQRLIGRSDAH; encoded by the coding sequence ATGCCCGCGCTAAATGGCCTGCTATGGCTAATTAGCTATTGGTTAATCGGAGAAGTGGTGATCCACTTCTCCGGCCTGCCTTTTTCTTCGGGGGTGGTTGGCATGCTGTTGCTATGTGCCACCCTTGCTGTTCTAGGGCGCGTGCCTGCAAGTTTAGCGGCCGCAGCCCAGCCGTTGATCGCGCTTCTGGCCATGCTCATTATGCCAGGCGTCGTCGGTGTGTTTTTTATTCTGGATGAGCTTGCGGGTCAGTGGTTCGCTATACTCACTGCGCTATTGCTAGGGACGTTATTAAGCGTGATTACCACGTTATGGTTATTACAACGGCTAATTGGGCGCTCAGATGCCCACTGA
- a CDS encoding LrgB family protein: MPTDVLSTLTATPLFAVGLTLAAYLLGSLLFKRLSNPSWLPAILIAALLLAATLVAIGLPYATYHQGASWLTILLGPATVALGMPLYQQLPRIRELWQPLTLCLPIAATLAACYALGIAWLMGTSPTILASLAAKSVTAPIAIGITEQLGGNVALLMGALLVTGVVAIPFVSVAARLLKINDERIVGFALGLNGHAIGTVRAFELSPTAGAFASLGMSLTGIFTALLLPLAWRLTGMGN; encoded by the coding sequence ATGCCCACTGACGTATTATCCACCCTAACAGCCACACCGCTGTTTGCCGTAGGACTGACGCTTGCGGCCTATTTGCTTGGCAGCTTGCTCTTTAAGCGCTTGAGCAACCCGTCTTGGCTACCCGCTATTTTAATCGCTGCATTGCTATTAGCAGCGACGCTCGTCGCGATAGGGTTACCTTATGCGACCTACCACCAAGGGGCTTCGTGGCTCACCATTTTGTTAGGTCCGGCTACTGTTGCCTTAGGCATGCCACTCTATCAACAGCTGCCGCGCATTCGTGAGCTGTGGCAGCCGCTGACACTTTGTCTGCCGATCGCCGCCACACTGGCTGCCTGTTACGCACTGGGCATCGCCTGGTTGATGGGCACTAGCCCTACTATTTTAGCGTCGCTTGCCGCCAAGTCGGTTACCGCGCCTATCGCCATCGGTATTACCGAACAGCTCGGCGGCAACGTTGCGTTACTGATGGGGGCACTGCTAGTAACAGGTGTGGTTGCCATTCCCTTCGTGAGTGTCGCTGCTCGACTACTGAAGATTAACGATGAGCGCATTGTCGGTTTTGCACTGGGTCTAAATGGCCATGCCATCGGCACTGTGCGAGCATTTGAACTGAGCCCAACGGCTGGCGCGTTTGCCTCGCTGGGCATGAGCTTAACCGGTATTTTTACCGCGCTGCTGCTGCCTCTCGCTTGGCGACTAACCGGCATGGGCAACTGA
- a CDS encoding type I glyceraldehyde-3-phosphate dehydrogenase — MANANSTYRIAINGYGRIGQCVLRALVERNHPEIEVVAINELSDLATITYLTRYDTTHGRFPGEVDNDGERLLINGQRIQVLCEPDPQALPWAALDIDLVLECSGSFKDRVTAEQHLTAGAKRLLFSQPAESDVDKTIVWGINEHELTLSHRILSAASCTTNCLVPLLTVLDEALGLEHGVTTTIHSAMNDQPVIDAYHQTDLRLTRSAMQSIVPVDTGLAVGISRLMPSLAGRFECLHVRVPTINVSAMDAALTVRRDTSAEQVNELLRGASQQRLASVLGYTEAPMASIDFNHDPRSGILDATQTRVAGTRLIKLLCWFDNEWGFANRMLDITQRLASLSTSNAR; from the coding sequence ATGGCTAACGCAAACTCGACATATCGAATTGCCATTAATGGTTACGGGCGCATTGGCCAATGCGTGTTAAGAGCGCTAGTTGAACGCAACCACCCAGAAATTGAAGTGGTCGCCATCAATGAGCTGTCTGATCTTGCGACGATTACCTACCTTACTCGCTACGATACGACCCATGGCCGTTTTCCTGGCGAGGTAGACAATGACGGTGAACGTCTCCTTATCAATGGTCAGCGTATTCAGGTTCTTTGCGAGCCTGACCCGCAGGCCCTGCCCTGGGCGGCACTGGACATTGATTTAGTTCTGGAGTGCTCTGGTAGTTTCAAGGACCGTGTGACGGCTGAGCAGCATTTAACCGCTGGCGCTAAGCGGCTACTGTTTTCTCAGCCCGCTGAAAGCGATGTGGATAAGACCATTGTGTGGGGCATCAACGAGCATGAGCTCACCCTCTCCCACCGCATTCTCTCAGCAGCCTCATGCACCACCAACTGCCTCGTCCCATTACTCACCGTACTGGACGAAGCACTGGGGCTTGAGCACGGCGTTACCACCACCATCCACTCGGCAATGAACGACCAGCCAGTCATTGATGCCTATCATCAAACAGATCTACGTCTGACACGCTCTGCCATGCAGTCAATTGTCCCCGTAGATACGGGGCTGGCCGTCGGAATCAGCCGCTTGATGCCTAGCCTAGCCGGTCGTTTTGAATGCCTGCACGTGCGCGTACCAACCATTAATGTCTCTGCAATGGATGCCGCATTGACTGTGCGCCGTGATACCAGCGCCGAGCAGGTTAACGAATTACTACGAGGTGCCAGCCAGCAGCGCTTAGCCAGCGTATTAGGCTATACCGAAGCTCCCATGGCATCGATAGATTTTAATCATGATCCACGCTCTGGCATCCTAGACGCCACGCAAACACGGGTCGCAGGGACACGCTTAATTAAGCTGCTGTGTTGGTTTGACAATGAATGGGGCTTTGCCAATCGTATGCTGGATATCACTCAACGGCTGGCATCGCTTTCTACAAGCAACGCTCGCTAG
- a CDS encoding phosphoglycerate kinase: protein MNVQKMTDLPLEGQRVLIREDLNVPIKHGRVSSDARLRAALPTIQAAAQAGAKVMLMSHLGRPTEGEPAEEFSLAPVAERLGELLDRPVTLVSNYLDTAPTLANGDVVLLENVRFNIGEKKDDEQLSKQYAALCDVFVMDAFGTAHRAQASTHGVARFAAQACAGPLLAQELDALEKALANPARPMTAIVGGSKVSTKLDVLTALSDRCDQLIVGGGIANTFIAAAGYNVGKSLYEADLIGQAKALMEKVAIPLPTDVVVATEFSESAEAVVKPVDQVADNEMILDIGPDTASHLASLLKSAGTILWNGPVGVFEIDQFGKGTEVLSQAIADSSAFSIAGGGDTLAAIDKYAIADRVSYISTGGGAFLEYVEGKQLPAVAALEAAAQRG from the coding sequence ATGAACGTGCAAAAAATGACCGACCTGCCCCTGGAAGGGCAGCGCGTGCTGATTCGTGAAGATCTTAACGTACCGATCAAACATGGCCGTGTTTCCAGTGACGCTCGTCTTCGCGCGGCGCTGCCAACCATTCAGGCAGCAGCTCAAGCAGGTGCGAAAGTGATGCTAATGAGCCACTTAGGTCGTCCTACTGAGGGTGAACCTGCTGAAGAATTTTCACTCGCGCCCGTCGCAGAACGCTTAGGCGAGTTGCTTGACCGCCCTGTCACACTTGTCAGCAACTATCTCGATACAGCGCCAACGTTGGCTAACGGCGATGTTGTACTGTTAGAAAACGTGCGCTTTAACATCGGCGAGAAAAAAGACGACGAACAGCTTTCCAAGCAATATGCAGCCCTATGCGACGTGTTTGTAATGGATGCCTTTGGCACCGCTCACCGCGCACAAGCCTCTACTCACGGTGTAGCGCGCTTTGCAGCGCAGGCGTGTGCGGGTCCGCTGCTTGCTCAAGAGCTTGATGCGCTTGAAAAAGCGTTGGCAAACCCGGCGCGGCCTATGACGGCGATTGTAGGCGGTTCTAAAGTATCCACCAAGTTAGACGTACTCACTGCCCTTTCCGACAGGTGCGACCAACTGATTGTTGGTGGAGGCATCGCCAACACGTTTATCGCGGCGGCAGGCTATAATGTTGGCAAATCGCTTTACGAAGCAGATTTAATCGGCCAAGCAAAAGCACTCATGGAGAAAGTTGCCATTCCGCTACCAACTGACGTCGTCGTCGCCACTGAGTTTTCTGAATCCGCTGAAGCTGTCGTCAAGCCGGTTGATCAAGTCGCTGATAACGAAATGATTTTGGATATCGGCCCAGACACGGCTAGCCACTTAGCCAGCTTGCTGAAAAGTGCGGGCACTATTTTGTGGAACGGCCCTGTTGGCGTATTTGAAATTGATCAGTTTGGCAAAGGAACTGAAGTACTTTCCCAAGCTATTGCCGACAGCAGCGCTTTCTCAATTGCTGGGGGTGGTGATACGTTAGCAGCGATTGATAAATACGCCATTGCTGACCGCGTTTCCTATATTTCCACCGGCGGTGGCGCATTTCTTGAGTACGTTGAGGGCAAGCAGCTGCCTGCCGTCGCCGCACTCGAAGCTGCCGCACAGCGCGGTTAA